The genomic interval GTAGCCGGTGAGGCGACGCAATGCGGTACCGGTGTTGCCGCCTTCGATCTTTTTCATGTTGGGACAGTCGGAGCTCGTTTCGATCATCCATTTGGCGAAGGCTTTTTCCCACAAGGCGGGCCAAGTTTCGGTGTAAGAGGTGTTAGAACGACCGTAGATCCAGTATCCGCCCGGGTAGTTTACGGCGACTTTCTGAGAAATAGTGACCCATTCTGCTTTCAGCTTTTTTGTCCAAAAACGGAATTGGTAATTGCCGCTGCTGAGACTGCATGCGCCGAGCAAATGCGGTGCGCTCCACTGCACAGAACACAGTGCTGCCAAGAAATAGCAGTCGCCCAGGGCGCCCTGCATGACTTCGAGCCCATACATGCTGGTGACGATGTAATTTCCCATGACCTTCCACATGATGTCGCTGGGAACCCAGTCTGCAGGCTTGCCTACTTTGTCTTTTGTTGTCTTTGCCGAAGCTTTTTGCTTGGGTTCGTCGTCGGAAACGACCTGGTCGGGGAACAAGGCTGCGCAAATCTTGTTGAAACCGGCAGGGAGGGCGTTCTTGTCGGCCTTCACGGTGTCGGTCTTCTTGGCGGACTTCTTTACAGTTTCTACGACTGCGTTCTTCTTGAAGAATTTGCGCATGCGTTCAAAATCTTTAGTTTCGGCAGCGGCTTCCACTTTGTCCTTAGAGGCGTTGTACTTGAACTGGCGCGGCATCAAAATGGGGCTGTTGGCCTTGAACATGGCCTTAGGGTCCTTAATGCCCAGCAAATCGGCGAGCTTCTTCTGAGGGTCTTTTTCTGCATCCCAATTGATTTTCTTCTGCGCAACGAGATCACCTAGAGCGTACGGGTTGATTGCTTTGCCGAGGTCGCCATCTTTAGGAAGGTTGGAAGTCGTTTTCTTTTTTGTTGCCATTTGAATCTCCTTTTTTTAGAGTTTGTTTGTGATTTATTGCTTACCAATATAAAACAAAAATATGCCGTAAAAGCATAATTTGCTTGCTTTTTTACAAACAAATTCTTATAGAATTGTTAAATGGAATACGCTGGTTTGATGATGTATTTTTGAATGAATATGGTGTAATAGAAATGAATTACGACTAGAATTGTAAAATTTTGTTAACCAAACAAGGCCGTGAATACTCCAAATTGGAATGTCTGGTAAACGGATTTTTTTGGGGGTATTCGTTCGGAAACGTTTTTCTTATATATATTAGTTCCAACTATTGTTCTTAAGAAGGGAAATATGAGGAACAAAATATTTGCGTATAAGGATGCAGTCGGGTTTGAAAACGAACTCTTCCTGTTTAGCAAGTGGTACAAGGAACATGGTTCCCCCACGATGTGCTTCCAAATACATTCAACCATATTGGATCCCGAAAAACTGAAGCCCGTTTGGGATATTCTGGAACGGGTATTCCCCGATATCCCGTGGTTTGGCAATTCGACCGCCGGAAACATTGTGGATTGCGAACAGGCCGTCGATATTTCGGTGTCTGCCATTATTTTCGAAAAAACGACGAGTAAATTCCAGGTTTTTCAGTACGACTTCTCTAGGGAATCTGTCGGTGGCATTGCGAGCGAAATCGTAAAAGAGGCAGATAAAAATCCATGGGTAAAGGCTGTAGAAATTTATCACTGCATTTCGCCCTTCTCGACGACGGCTCTTTGCGAAGGGCTTGACAGCCTTGCTCCGAACATTCAGGTTTTTGGCGGTATTGTTTGCTCTCCCGATATTACGAGCCCGAATTCCTGCGTGTTCTCGTCGGTGGGTGGCTATACGAAGTCCGGTCTTTTGGTCGTGTTCTACGGCGGTGACGATCTTTATATTGAATCTCGCAAGATTAGCGGCTGGAAACCCATTGGACGTAACTTCCACGTGACCCGTTCGGAGGGCAATATCCTTTATGAACTGGGCGGCGTTCCGGCCTACGAAGTTTATAACAAGTACCTGAATATTAAGAACGATAACAATTTCTTCTACAACGCGCTTGAATTCCCTATGCTTTACGAGCATAATGGCGTTTCGATTGTGCGTGCGGCTGGCGCGAGTAATCCGGATGGTTCGCTCTCCATGTCTTCGGATATTGACGAGGGGTCCATTGTCCGGTTGTCGTATGGTGAACCGCAATTGATTGTGGAAAAGATTAAGGCTGAAAGTGAAGCGTGCGAAAAGTTTGCTCCCGAAGTGCAGCATATCTTCTCTTGCGCGGCCCGAAAGGCGTTCTGGTCCCAGCATGAACCGACTTACGAAATTTCTCCGTTCAAGGGCTTGGCTTCTAGCACAGGTTTCTTCTCACATGGTGAATTCCTTCGTGAAAAGGGCCACTTGAACCAGCACAACATTACGCTCGTATTTGCCTCGATGCGTGAAGGTCCTGCGGTAAAGCATGAACATGCTCCTGTAGAAGATATCCAAGAGGGAATGGCTTCGCGTTTGCCGCTTGCGGCCCGTATGGCAACGTTCATTCGCGAAACTTCTTTTGAACTGGAACAGATTAACAGCAAGCTGCGCGTGATGAACGAACACTTGCAAGATGTCGCGACGACCGATGCCTTGACGGGTCTTGAAAACAGGCTTGCCTTTGATGAAATCCTCAAGACGATTAGCCAGGAGGATAGCGAAGCCGGTACCTGGACTATGGTGTTGATGGATGTGAACGGCTTGAAGTACGCAAACGATACCTTTGGCCACCAGGCGGGCGATGCCTTGATCGTGGCGGCAGGTAACGCCATCAAGAGCGCTTACGGTGCAACTGGAAACTGCTTCAGAATTGGCGGTGACGAATTTGCCGTGGTGACGCGTGCTCCGCTGGATTCGCTGTTCGTGCTGTATAGCAACCTGCAGAAGTGTATCGAAGAATACAACAAGGACGCTTTGTACCACTTGTCCATTGCAGTGGGCGAAAGCCGCCTGCGTAGCGATTCTGGCGTTCGCAAGTCCATTAGTGACTGGAAGATGGAAGCGGACTTGAACATGTACCGCGACAAGGTGCGTTACCACAAACCGGTCGAAAACAATGAAAACCAGAACCTCAAGGACTTGATTTCTTGTTTGATCACGGTGGAAGAAGCGAAGGATTCCTACACGGCTCACCATTCCGATCGCGTGAAGGCTTTCTCGGAACAGATTGCTAGGTTGCTTGGCCTGTCGGAAGGTTCTGTCTCGTTGATTACCCATGCCGCGCTCTTGCACGATATCGGCAAGATGGGCATTAGTGACAACGTGCTCGGTAAACCCGGTAAACTGACGGATGATGAATTCTCGATTATTAAGCAGCATCCGGTGATTGGCGCTAAGATCTTGATGCAGTCCAACTACACCCACGAACTGGTGCAGATTGTGCTTCACCATCATGAACGCTTCGATGGCCGCGGTTACCCCGAGGGCCTGAAGGGTGAAGAAATTCCTATCGGCGCCCGAATCATTGCCATTGCGGACTCTGTCGACGCGATGACGAGCAAGCGCGTATACCGTGATGCCTTGTCGCTGGATTACTGCCGCAAAGAAATCGAGAAGAATCTGGGCGTGATGTACGACCCTGCCATCGGCAAGGTGGTGCTGGATCATTGGAACGAGGTCGCCGATTTGCTGATGAAGCTGCAGAGCGGTCGCCCGAAAATCGTCAATCGCACCAATTGATAGACCTTGCAACAAAAGCCGCCGGATTCGTACCGACGGCTTTTTGCTTTTGAAATTTTGTGAGCAAAAAGCCCCTGTTATTAAACAGGGGCGATTGCGAGAGTGAGGCGATATCACATTCTTGGTTTTGTGATAGAGCCGAACGGACTTTTATCTCTTGTCGCGGTCGACCCAGGCGCGAGCCGTGTGGCCCGTGTAAATCTGGCGCGGACGGTTAATCTTGGAATTCGGGTCGTCGTGCATTTCCTTCCAGTGGGCAATCCAGCCGGGCAAGCGGCCGATAGCGAACATCACGGTAAGCATGTTCGTCGGGATGCCCATGGCGCGGTAGAGAATGCCCGAGTAGAAGTCCACGTTCGGATAGAGCTTGCGTTCGATGAAGTAGTCGTCCTTGAGGGCGGCTTCTTCGAGCTTGAGCGCAATGTCCAGCAGCGGATCGTGGAAATGTTCGCGTTCGAACACCTGGTACATGAGCTTCTTGAGTACCTTGGCGCGCGGATCGTAGCTCTTGTAGACGCGGTGACCGAAGCCGGAAAGACGGAACGGGTCGTTCTTGTCCTTGGCCTTGTCCATCACCTGTTCGATGGTCATGCCGCTCTGCTGGATGCGCAGGAGCGTTTCGAGTACGGCCTGGTTAGCACCGCCATGGAGCGGACCCCACAAGGCGCAAATACCAGCGCAGATACTTGCGTACAAGTTAGCGTGAGAGCTGCCCACCATACGCACGGTAGAAGTAGAGCAGTTCTGTTCGTGGTCGGCGTGTACAATCAGAAGCGTGTTCAGCGCCTTTTCCATGATCGGATCCGGGTGGTAGGAACGGGCCTTGCTGCTGAACATCATGTTCAGGAAGTTGCTGCAGTAGCTGCGTTCTGCTTCGGGGTACACGAACGGTTCGCCGATGCTTGCCTTGTAAGAGAAGGCGGCAATCGTGCGGATCTTTGAAATCAGGCTTGCAGTCGTGAGGTCGAACACGTCGGCGATGTTTTCATCGTCGTAGAAACGCGGCGTAAACAGGCCCACGGCATTCACGATGGAGCTGAGGATGCCCATCGGGTGGGCGCTCGGCGGCATCTGCCTAAAGAAGTGCAGAAGGTTCTCGTGGAGGAGAGAGTTCTCGGTCAACAACGTGCGGAAACGCGCCAGCTGCTGCTGAGTCGGCAGTTCACCGTAAATCAGGAGCCAGGCGGTTTCGGGGAAGGTAGCCTTTTCGGCAAGGTCTTCGATACTGTAGCCGCGGTAACGCAGGATTCCGTGTTCGCCGTCCACGTAAGTGATGGCGCTTCGGGTGCTACCGGTGTTCAGGTAGCCGTAATCCAAGGTCACCAGGCCGGTTTCCTTGCGGAGTTTGCAGATGTCGAGACCGTGTTCGTTTTCAGCACCTTCAACAACAGGGAGCTCGATGCTCTTTCCGTTGTAACTTAAAATGGCGTTGTCGGACATTATTCCTCCAGGAGGTACGGATTCCCGCACCTTACTTCATCTTCAAAATGCAATTATAGATATTGTCGAACAGCTTGGGAAGCTTTTCGGTCGGCACGGCAGAGAATGCGAGGCGAATCAGGCCAGAAAGCATGATCGTACCGGTGCTGTAGTCCTTGATGAGCTTTTCGCGGAGCTGTTCTGCGTCAACGCCCTTCGGCTTGATGCACATAAAGTAGCCGCTGTTGCACGGCATCGGTTCAAAGGCGTCCTTGTATTCCGGATGGGCGGCAAAAACTTCCTTGATGATGTCGTAGCGCTTCTTGAGCACAGCGTACTTTTCCTGCTTCTGCTGCTGGTATTCGGGGCTCTGGAATGCGGCGAGCAGGATCTTCTGGCTGATGCTCGGGGCGTTGGAAATGTTACCACGGACGGTACCGGCGGCCTTGTCTTCGAGAGCCTTGAGCTGTGCTTCGGTAGCACCCTTGAAGCCGAAGCTCATGAAGCCCACGCGGAAGCCCCATACGTAGTCTTCCTTGGTCGGGCCGTCGAGCTTGACAGCGAGGAGGTTTTCGTGAGCGTCCACGAGCTTCACGAACAGGGATTCCTTTGTCACGCCTTCTTCGTACACGAGTCCGAAGTAAGCATCGTCGAGGAGGGCCACCACCTTGTTACCCTTGGCGGCGCATTCCGTGAGAATCTTGGCGATTTCGACAGCTTCCTTTTCGGTAGCGGTGTAACCGGTCGGGTTGTTCGGGAAGTTCAGGAGAACGACCTTCTTGTCGCCCTTGCTAGCTTCGAGAGCGGCCTTGAGGGCTTCGGTGTCGAAGCCGCCGTTCTTGAAGGTGTTGAAAGTCTTGATCTTGGCGCCACGGGCGTTTTCGAACACGAGTTCGTAGTTGTCCCAGTACAGGTCCGGGATAATCACTTCGTCGCCGGCGTCGAGGAACAGGTAGCCGGCGCAGCTGATGGCATGCGTCAGGGCGGCGGTCACCACCGGGTTGCTGAAGCTCTTGGTGGCAAGCGTCGGGTTCTTCTTGATGTCCAGTTCCTTCCAGGCCTTGCGGAGGTCCGGGTTACCGAAGCTCGGGGCATACAGGAAAGAAGTCTTGGGGAGGTTCAGGGACTTGAGAACGCAATCCAGCACGAGCGGAGAGCCGTCGTCTTCGAGAGCGGTTCCGATGGTAGCGTTGATTTCGGAGCCCTTGGCTTCGGCGCCCTGGCCGAGGATTCCCTTGCGGGGGAAGAAAATCGCCTTGCCCTGTTCAGAGAGCATGTCGAGAACTTTGCAGCCGTTTGCGGAAAGTTCAGCGTTCAGAGCCTGTGCTAAAGGATTGTAGTTCATAGTGGTGTCCTTTGAAAAATTCCGCGCGCAAATATAGAAAAATGGGGCTTGGGGGCTAGGTCTAGCAATAAATTTTGAGATCGAAAACAGGGTGGTTTGATAATAAAAACAGATTTATGTATTTTTGGGGACGATTAAACGCTTGTCGTTAGGAGGATATATGCGAAAGTTCGTCGTTTTGTCGACGCTATTATTGGCAAGTTTTTCCCTTGCAAGAGAGATTGTCCCGGAAATGCCGGGTACTTACGGCGCGTGCTACAGTATTACGACTGTGGAAGAACTTTACGGATACGTTAAGCTCGTTAACGAAGGCGAAGACCCCGATGGGTGCGTTTTGCTTCGCGACGACATTTATGTCAATACGGGTACTGATTTTGAAACGGGGAATGTGGCACAGTGGATTCCCATTGGAACGGCGGAGCACCCTTTTAAAGGCAAGTTTTCGGGAGAATACCATACCATTTATGGTATTGCGCAAGATTGTGCGGCAGATTCTGTTGCGGGACTCTTCGGCTATGTTGCCGGAGGAACCGAAGATTCTCCGGTATTGATTGAAAGGCTTGGCGTTGAAAATACTCGTATTGCGGGATGCAGCGTAGTTGGCGGCTTGGCTGCAGTTGTCGATTCGAATAGTTATGTGTCTGTTAATAATGCCTATAGCGCAGGAACTTTTGCTGGTGTTTTAACTGCAGCTGGCTCGGTGGAAAAGGGCGTTGTCGGAGGACTTTTTGGCGAAGTTAAGGGCGATGTCTCTATTGAAAATAGCCATAGTTCGGCGGCTCTCAAGGGAGTAAAGTTTGGCGGTCTTGTCGGCACTCTCTCGGTAGATTCGCTTCTTCATCTTAAGAATGCATTTAGCCTTACGGAATATGGCGCTGTCAATGGCAAAGATTTTGAAGGCGCAGAAATTCGGGATAGTGTCCAGTTTGCAAATGCGACTGTCGCAAAACTTTTGTATGAGTATAATCAATATGGGGCAAATTGGCGCCAGTCATCTGGTAGCACGCATCCGACATTGAGTGAAAAATATGGTGGTGATTTCTGGTACCCGTATACACTGCATTACCCTAACGGAGAGATTAAGAGAAGCTGGCATAAGAATGCCGTGGTTCTTGAAGACGGTGATGATAGCACTTGTTATATCGGCTGGTATGAGTCGCCTACTTTTGAAGGTGAAGCGGAAGAATATGTTTGGGGCACTGCTGAATTATGGACTATAGGCCTCCCACGAGACAAAGATGGTTGGTGTCTTATCGGTAACGCAGATGACCTTTATCTTTATGCTAAGGCGTTAAGGGATAAATATAAAAAGTCTATTGATTTTAAGGCGAAACTCACTGCGGATATTGTTGTAAACAAGAATGTTCTTGATTCAAAAGGGAATGTGAACAAGGGAACATTCAGGTCGTGGAATCCTATCGAAAACGCTTATTATACCATTGACGGTGACGGTCATGTGATTAGTGGCCTTTATTATTCTGGGGAAGGAGATATCTCGTTTATCAAGAATTTTGGTCTCAGGGATAAACCGGAGGATATTTCAATTCGTAACTTGGGGATAGTTGATTCCTATTTGGAGAGTACGGCTAAGGATAATGTGACGACGGGTTTGTTCTTAAGGGGTAATGGTAATATTACTTTAGAAAAAGTGTTCTTTGAAGGCACTCTTGCTGCGTCTGGTGAGTATGGGAACGTAAGGGGCTTGTTCAATGCCGTTAACGTGCCGCATGATTTTGTTGTAAAGAATACTCATGTCAAGGGTGTTTTAAAAGGCTCGGCAACGAGTGGTTTTGGAGGCCAGGTTTTGGCTGAGAATGTTTCTGTACGCGAATCGTATTTTGATGGAATATTATGGGGTGATGGTGGCAGCCTTTTTGCGTGGGTGTGCTTGACGGGGACCTCTATGGAACAGCTGGAAAACGTAGAAATCCTAGATTTTTATAGCACTGCGTATAGTCCTTTGATAAAATACACCTTTGCCAAGACATTGACTTTAGTTAATGTTTATGGACGTTCTCCAGACATGGAATTCAGTTATATCGGAAAGAAAAATATCTCGAACTTCTTCGTCATGGATTTAAAATCGGATTCTCACGAAATAACGACTTTCCCGAGCGAAAAATTTAGGGATGGAACGGTTGCTGCTCTTATGCGTCAAAATTGCGTATATGGTGCCAACTGTTCCGTATGGGGACAGAATGTGGAAAAAGGGGACACACTTCCGAATTTTAGCGGAACCATAAATTCGTCAAAGTTGAAATTTGCCAAATTGACGCTGAAAACCTTTGATGATGATCCGAATGCTTCAAAATATCCTAAGCAGTACTTAAAGGGATTTCAATTGACCCTTCCTGCCGAAGCAGATGTTATACGCGATGGTTATGTTTTTGCGGGCTGGTATCTTTCTAGCGATTTCTCCGGGAAACCGATTACGACAATCGATTCAACTGAAACGAAAGATTTGACTTTGTACGCTAAATTTGTTTCACCGCTAATTATTACGCTGGTTGAATACGAGGGCAAGGAACAGATTGATACTGTAGGAAAGGGAATTGCATGGAAAACAAAACGTGTGGAGCGCGAAGGCTACGTATTTGCCGGTTGGTACGACAATCCTGATTTTACGGGACCGTTGTATGGTTATGCTACGATTCAAAAAAATGACACGTTGTACGCAAAATGGTATAAACCGGAAATTCCGCCCTTGGTGGAGGATTGCTATCAGGTGTCGACTGTAGAACAGCTTTATGGGCTTGATTCTATTTATGGGGATAAGACGAGAACAGATGCTTGCGTCGAACTTGTAGACGATATTGTACTCAATAAGAATGTTCTAAAAAAAGATGAATCTTTGAACGATTCCTTAGAAAATGTATTGACCAAATGGAAACCACCAGTGATTGTTGGCGTGTTTGATGGCAAGGGACATTCTATAAGTGGCTTATACTATGATGAGGAATACGCCGTAGCAGGAGTCGGTCTTTTTGAGCGCGCGAACGGGGAAAAAGTTTCCATTCGCAATCTCGGAATAAAAGATGCTTTTATTCGGTGTAACGGAAATGTGGCTGGCGGTATTGTTGGGGTATCTGAAACTGAACTAGAAATTGCCAATAGCTTCTTTGAGGGAACGCTTTATTCTAAGGGCAAATATGGTGCAGGTGGTCTCGTGGGCGATGCCATTAACAGAGCGTCAAAAGTGATAACAATTGTCAATAGTTACCATATAGGACCCGTTACGAGTGAATATGGTTTTGCTGGTGGGTTAATCGGTCGATTTAGTCATTACTCGAAGGCAGATCCTTCTTTTGTTGAAGTTGTTAATAGTTTTCATGCAGGTCGTTTGGCAAGTGGTGAAGAAAATTACAAAGAATGCAATGAAAAATCTCTTTATTGTGGCATGATGTTTAAATCGGAATATGTGTCCCGAATAGACAATGTGTATTCTTTGGGAAAAATTCCGACAGTTTCTCGAAATCATGTGTCTGGGGTGATGAGTTATCCAATCGAAAAGTTTGAAGATGGAACCGTTGCTCAACTACTGCACGATTATAATCAAGACGGGGTTGACGGTAGCATCTGGGGACAATCTAGTGGCAGAAAGTATCCGGACTTTAGTGGAAATGTCAAGGGGTTCTCTCCTTCTTATGCAAAAATAGAATGGCACTCTTATAGTAGTGATAAATATCCTTATCCGGCAAAGGTCTTGAAGGGTTCGCAACTTGTCTTGCCGGACCATCGCGAAATGGTTCGAGATGGGTATATTTTTGGCGGTTGGTATGACAACGCTGGCTTTATGGGGTCTCCGATTTTTAGTATGAATGTGACTAAGGATGCGGTTCTCTATGCAAATTGGATAGAAGTAAAAAAGCCTGGTTTGGTAAATGGCTGCTATCAGATTTCGAGTGCGGAAGAACTCTATGGATTTGCTCGTGTTGTGAATCAGGGTGATTCTACAGCGTGTGGTGAATTGACTCGCAATATTACAATCAATCAGAATGTGCTGGATTCTAACGGGAATCCTCCCCTGGATGCGGAATATGGCTTTGCTCATTGGACTCCGATTGGAAATGAAAATTGTCCATTCAGTGGAAAATTTGAAGGCAATGGGTATACCATTAGCGGGTTGTATCAGTATGCTTTGAACGAGTACGGTGGATTGTTTGGGGTGGTAAATGGTGGCTCTGCGAAGGATCCTGTTTTTATACATCATTTAGGTATTTCGGATTCCTATTTTAGGGGAGGCTTTGACAGTTTCTGGTCTAATACGGCGTCTGTTGTTGGTGGCGTAAGTGAAAAAAGTTATCTCAAAATATCAAGGGTTTATAGCACAGCTACGGTTGAAAACGGTGGCGGCTTTGTTTCTACTAACGAAGGAATTCTTGATATTGACAGCTGCTATAGTCTTGGTAAAGGCATTGTTTCTTCGTATGATGCGTCTTATGATGCATTGATAGATAAATCATATTCCGGGTATGTAGATCCAATCAGACTGCCCTTGGTGACGAATTCCTATTGCGTTGTGGAATCTCGTTATGATTGCAAACTCATGGATCCAAAGAATTTTGATGAGAAAATGTTCGGCTTTGTAGAATCGGATACATCGGGGCATCTTATGCCGTTCACGCCCTTTGTTAACTTGAAAAATCCTCCGGTTGCAATTGTTGCCTCGGGTAAGCAAATACAAGTCAATGGAGCTGCTCCTGGTCAAAAGTACGCCGTTTTGGACATGCAGGGACGTGTTATTTATCAGGGTGTTGCCGAAATATCGAATTTTGTGCTGAATATACCTCGTTCTGGCAAGTATATCGTGCGTGTTGGAAAGGCGATGCGGCCGGTTTTGGTTAAATAGTCGTGATTCAAAACACTGGATTTTGCAAAAAATGAAAAAATGAGCAGAAAGGCTTGTTTTTAGGATAGTGTTAATTTATATTGAATCGTGTAGGAGGTTTACGTGAAAAAGTTTTTGTCCTGTTGTGCGGCCTTTTCGTTTGCTCTTTTGGCTTGCGGTGACGATTCCTCGTCGGATTCTAACGGGAATCACGTTTCTGCAGGATCCAACAAAAATGTTGACCTTCGGATGGTAAGCAAATGCCTTGACGATGGTTTGGGCGTCTTGGCTAAAAAGGCTGGTTCTGAAGAACTTGACAAGGCGTATCTGACTCAAGACGAAGACGGTAACTATCAGGTTTTGGTTCCTGAATTGAACGACTACTGCGATGTGGATGCCCGTTTTAGGTCAAAACGTTCTGGCGATACCTTGGAAATTTGGTTCAATCTGGAAGAAGCCGCCGTGACAAACTGCATGTGCATCAAGGATCACCTGTTCAGCATTAAGTCAAGCGATGCCGATGCCAAGTATTTCAAGTATTCTGGCGATGTCTTCGAGATAACGTCTGAGCCGGCGCCTGAAAGGCCCGAAATCGAGGAACCGACAATTCCCGATGCGCCGGAATTTGACGAGTCTGAACCGCACCAGCACACGACTGATGTGATTGGTAAGTGCAGGAGCGGCTCTGTTGACGATGAATCTCTTTTGAGCTATAAATATATCGATGTTGCCGGATGGAATGATTATTCGGAGACGACAGAAAACGGATCAATTCCT from Fibrobacter sp. UWB5 carries:
- a CDS encoding C2 family cysteine protease; protein product: MATKKKTTSNLPKDGDLGKAINPYALGDLVAQKKINWDAEKDPQKKLADLLGIKDPKAMFKANSPILMPRQFKYNASKDKVEAAAETKDFERMRKFFKKNAVVETVKKSAKKTDTVKADKNALPAGFNKICAALFPDQVVSDDEPKQKASAKTTKDKVGKPADWVPSDIMWKVMGNYIVTSMYGLEVMQGALGDCYFLAALCSVQWSAPHLLGACSLSSGNYQFRFWTKKLKAEWVTISQKVAVNYPGGYWIYGRSNTSYTETWPALWEKAFAKWMIETSSDCPNMKKIEGGNTGTALRRLTGYSYDDYYCKKGNSSKIWKMLVRNTAANGQTTTPITVSTSGKDRQSTVGTVPNHAYSILGIETYNGVQRIIVRNPWGSTPVKQYCRSGTWNGLNLNSNGVFSMQFDKFLEFFNYVYYI
- a CDS encoding HD domain-containing phosphohydrolase, whose product is MRNKIFAYKDAVGFENELFLFSKWYKEHGSPTMCFQIHSTILDPEKLKPVWDILERVFPDIPWFGNSTAGNIVDCEQAVDISVSAIIFEKTTSKFQVFQYDFSRESVGGIASEIVKEADKNPWVKAVEIYHCISPFSTTALCEGLDSLAPNIQVFGGIVCSPDITSPNSCVFSSVGGYTKSGLLVVFYGGDDLYIESRKISGWKPIGRNFHVTRSEGNILYELGGVPAYEVYNKYLNIKNDNNFFYNALEFPMLYEHNGVSIVRAAGASNPDGSLSMSSDIDEGSIVRLSYGEPQLIVEKIKAESEACEKFAPEVQHIFSCAARKAFWSQHEPTYEISPFKGLASSTGFFSHGEFLREKGHLNQHNITLVFASMREGPAVKHEHAPVEDIQEGMASRLPLAARMATFIRETSFELEQINSKLRVMNEHLQDVATTDALTGLENRLAFDEILKTISQEDSEAGTWTMVLMDVNGLKYANDTFGHQAGDALIVAAGNAIKSAYGATGNCFRIGGDEFAVVTRAPLDSLFVLYSNLQKCIEEYNKDALYHLSIAVGESRLRSDSGVRKSISDWKMEADLNMYRDKVRYHKPVENNENQNLKDLISCLITVEEAKDSYTAHHSDRVKAFSEQIARLLGLSEGSVSLITHAALLHDIGKMGISDNVLGKPGKLTDDEFSIIKQHPVIGAKILMQSNYTHELVQIVLHHHERFDGRGYPEGLKGEEIPIGARIIAIADSVDAMTSKRVYRDALSLDYCRKEIEKNLGVMYDPAIGKVVLDHWNEVADLLMKLQSGRPKIVNRTN
- a CDS encoding citrate synthase, with translation MSDNAILSYNGKSIELPVVEGAENEHGLDICKLRKETGLVTLDYGYLNTGSTRSAITYVDGEHGILRYRGYSIEDLAEKATFPETAWLLIYGELPTQQQLARFRTLLTENSLLHENLLHFFRQMPPSAHPMGILSSIVNAVGLFTPRFYDDENIADVFDLTTASLISKIRTIAAFSYKASIGEPFVYPEAERSYCSNFLNMMFSSKARSYHPDPIMEKALNTLLIVHADHEQNCSTSTVRMVGSSHANLYASICAGICALWGPLHGGANQAVLETLLRIQQSGMTIEQVMDKAKDKNDPFRLSGFGHRVYKSYDPRAKVLKKLMYQVFEREHFHDPLLDIALKLEEAALKDDYFIERKLYPNVDFYSGILYRAMGIPTNMLTVMFAIGRLPGWIAHWKEMHDDPNSKINRPRQIYTGHTARAWVDRDKR
- a CDS encoding aminotransferase class I/II-fold pyridoxal phosphate-dependent enzyme; translation: MNYNPLAQALNAELSANGCKVLDMLSEQGKAIFFPRKGILGQGAEAKGSEINATIGTALEDDGSPLVLDCVLKSLNLPKTSFLYAPSFGNPDLRKAWKELDIKKNPTLATKSFSNPVVTAALTHAISCAGYLFLDAGDEVIIPDLYWDNYELVFENARGAKIKTFNTFKNGGFDTEALKAALEASKGDKKVVLLNFPNNPTGYTATEKEAVEIAKILTECAAKGNKVVALLDDAYFGLVYEEGVTKESLFVKLVDAHENLLAVKLDGPTKEDYVWGFRVGFMSFGFKGATEAQLKALEDKAAGTVRGNISNAPSISQKILLAAFQSPEYQQQKQEKYAVLKKRYDIIKEVFAAHPEYKDAFEPMPCNSGYFMCIKPKGVDAEQLREKLIKDYSTGTIMLSGLIRLAFSAVPTEKLPKLFDNIYNCILKMK
- a CDS encoding InlB B-repeat-containing protein, whose protein sequence is MRKFVVLSTLLLASFSLAREIVPEMPGTYGACYSITTVEELYGYVKLVNEGEDPDGCVLLRDDIYVNTGTDFETGNVAQWIPIGTAEHPFKGKFSGEYHTIYGIAQDCAADSVAGLFGYVAGGTEDSPVLIERLGVENTRIAGCSVVGGLAAVVDSNSYVSVNNAYSAGTFAGVLTAAGSVEKGVVGGLFGEVKGDVSIENSHSSAALKGVKFGGLVGTLSVDSLLHLKNAFSLTEYGAVNGKDFEGAEIRDSVQFANATVAKLLYEYNQYGANWRQSSGSTHPTLSEKYGGDFWYPYTLHYPNGEIKRSWHKNAVVLEDGDDSTCYIGWYESPTFEGEAEEYVWGTAELWTIGLPRDKDGWCLIGNADDLYLYAKALRDKYKKSIDFKAKLTADIVVNKNVLDSKGNVNKGTFRSWNPIENAYYTIDGDGHVISGLYYSGEGDISFIKNFGLRDKPEDISIRNLGIVDSYLESTAKDNVTTGLFLRGNGNITLEKVFFEGTLAASGEYGNVRGLFNAVNVPHDFVVKNTHVKGVLKGSATSGFGGQVLAENVSVRESYFDGILWGDGGSLFAWVCLTGTSMEQLENVEILDFYSTAYSPLIKYTFAKTLTLVNVYGRSPDMEFSYIGKKNISNFFVMDLKSDSHEITTFPSEKFRDGTVAALMRQNCVYGANCSVWGQNVEKGDTLPNFSGTINSSKLKFAKLTLKTFDDDPNASKYPKQYLKGFQLTLPAEADVIRDGYVFAGWYLSSDFSGKPITTIDSTETKDLTLYAKFVSPLIITLVEYEGKEQIDTVGKGIAWKTKRVEREGYVFAGWYDNPDFTGPLYGYATIQKNDTLYAKWYKPEIPPLVEDCYQVSTVEQLYGLDSIYGDKTRTDACVELVDDIVLNKNVLKKDESLNDSLENVLTKWKPPVIVGVFDGKGHSISGLYYDEEYAVAGVGLFERANGEKVSIRNLGIKDAFIRCNGNVAGGIVGVSETELEIANSFFEGTLYSKGKYGAGGLVGDAINRASKVITIVNSYHIGPVTSEYGFAGGLIGRFSHYSKADPSFVEVVNSFHAGRLASGEENYKECNEKSLYCGMMFKSEYVSRIDNVYSLGKIPTVSRNHVSGVMSYPIEKFEDGTVAQLLHDYNQDGVDGSIWGQSSGRKYPDFSGNVKGFSPSYAKIEWHSYSSDKYPYPAKVLKGSQLVLPDHREMVRDGYIFGGWYDNAGFMGSPIFSMNVTKDAVLYANWIEVKKPGLVNGCYQISSAEELYGFARVVNQGDSTACGELTRNITINQNVLDSNGNPPLDAEYGFAHWTPIGNENCPFSGKFEGNGYTISGLYQYALNEYGGLFGVVNGGSAKDPVFIHHLGISDSYFRGGFDSFWSNTASVVGGVSEKSYLKISRVYSTATVENGGGFVSTNEGILDIDSCYSLGKGIVSSYDASYDALIDKSYSGYVDPIRLPLVTNSYCVVESRYDCKLMDPKNFDEKMFGFVESDTSGHLMPFTPFVNLKNPPVAIVASGKQIQVNGAAPGQKYAVLDMQGRVIYQGVAEISNFVLNIPRSGKYIVRVGKAMRPVLVK